A single Curtobacterium sp. MCJR17_020 DNA region contains:
- the lysA gene encoding diaminopimelate decarboxylase yields MSENPLAPPRLRFPTDASELVDRIWPASATRTEDGDLAVGGVTATDLVRQYGTPLYVVDERDVQSRAVRVRNAFTEAFEGIGTRAHVYYAGKAFLTTQVVAWMAEAELRVDVCTGGELAVALAAGIDPAMLGFHGNDKSDAEIARAVEVGVGTIVLDSHEEVQRVARAAADAGVVQRVRIRINSGVHASTHEYLATAREDQKFGIPLTEAVAAAEAVRAESSLVFVGLHSHIGSQIFDESGFREAARRLMDVHATLVETGPVPELNLGGGWGIDYTEADSAFAPEDVADALAAIIAEACAERDIPVPEVAVEPGRYIVGPAGITLYRVGTIKPVTLETGDADTGHATRTYVSVDGGMSDNARPALYGADYTARLARTSESPAVLTRVVGKHCESGDIVVNDEYLPGDVQRGDLLAVAATGAYCWALSSNYNHVGRPPVVAVADGAARILVRGESIDDLLARDTGVVPVPHAGTGN; encoded by the coding sequence GTGAGCGAGAACCCCCTTGCACCGCCGCGGCTGCGGTTCCCGACCGACGCCTCCGAGCTGGTGGACCGGATCTGGCCCGCGTCCGCGACGCGGACCGAGGACGGCGACCTGGCGGTCGGCGGTGTCACCGCGACGGACCTCGTCCGGCAGTACGGCACCCCGCTGTACGTCGTCGACGAGCGTGACGTGCAGTCCCGTGCGGTCCGGGTGCGCAACGCGTTCACCGAGGCGTTCGAGGGCATCGGCACCCGGGCGCACGTCTACTACGCCGGCAAGGCGTTCCTGACGACGCAGGTCGTGGCGTGGATGGCCGAGGCCGAGCTGCGCGTGGACGTCTGCACCGGCGGGGAGCTCGCGGTCGCCCTGGCCGCCGGGATCGACCCGGCGATGCTCGGCTTCCACGGCAACGACAAGTCCGACGCCGAGATCGCCCGCGCGGTCGAGGTCGGCGTGGGCACGATCGTGCTCGACAGCCACGAGGAGGTCCAGCGCGTCGCCCGTGCCGCTGCCGACGCCGGGGTCGTGCAGCGCGTGCGGATCCGCATCAACAGCGGCGTCCACGCGTCCACCCACGAGTACCTGGCGACCGCGCGCGAGGACCAGAAGTTCGGCATCCCGCTCACCGAGGCCGTCGCTGCGGCCGAGGCGGTGCGCGCCGAGTCCTCACTCGTGTTCGTCGGGCTGCACTCGCACATCGGATCGCAGATCTTCGACGAGTCCGGGTTCCGCGAGGCCGCTCGACGCCTGATGGACGTGCACGCCACCCTCGTCGAGACCGGTCCGGTGCCCGAACTGAACCTCGGCGGCGGCTGGGGCATCGACTACACCGAGGCCGACTCCGCGTTCGCGCCCGAGGACGTCGCCGACGCCCTCGCCGCGATCATCGCCGAGGCCTGCGCCGAGCGGGACATCCCGGTGCCCGAGGTCGCGGTCGAGCCCGGTCGCTACATCGTCGGGCCGGCGGGCATCACGCTCTACCGCGTCGGGACGATCAAGCCCGTCACCCTCGAGACCGGCGACGCGGACACCGGCCACGCCACCCGCACCTACGTGTCCGTCGACGGCGGCATGAGCGACAACGCCCGCCCAGCCCTGTACGGCGCGGACTACACCGCCCGGCTCGCCCGGACGTCGGAGTCGCCGGCCGTGCTCACCCGCGTCGTCGGGAAACACTGCGAGAGCGGGGACATCGTGGTGAACGACGAGTACCTGCCGGGTGACGTCCAGCGCGGTGACCTGCTCGCCGTCGCGGCCACCGGCGCGTACTGCTGGGCGCTGTCGAGCAACTACAACCACGTGGGCCGACCGCCGGTCGTCGCCGTGGCGGACGGCGCAGCCCGTATCCTCGTGCGGGGCGAGTCGATCGACGACCTCCTCGCCCGCGACACCGGGGTCGTGCCCGTACCCCACGCCGGCACCGGCAACTGA
- a CDS encoding homoserine dehydrogenase, whose amino-acid sequence MIEYRNVRVALLGAGSVGSQVARLLLEHADELASRAGAGLELVGIAVRDVDAPRDVDLPRELYTTDAGSLILGADIVVELIGGIEPARTLVLQALQSGADVVTGNKALLATHGPELFAVAEQVGAQLYYEAAVAGAIPIIRPLHDSLAGDRIERIMGIVNGTTNFILDLMDRQGSTFEDALATATDLGYAEADPTADIEGYDAAQKAAILASLAFHTSVPLAAVHREGITSVTIEQVRAARKAGYVVKILATAERLTDEDGREGVSARVYPALVPESHPLASVHGAKNAVFVEAEAAGDLMFYGAGAGGVETASAVLGDLVSAARRHVIGGPGVAESTQSDLPVFPIGTVRTRYQITLHVTDAPGVLSTVAGVLAKHGVSVETVEQTTAGASEGTAALVIGTHLAREADLADTVRTLRGEDVVLDVTSVLRFVGA is encoded by the coding sequence ATGATCGAATACCGCAACGTCCGCGTCGCGCTGCTCGGGGCCGGCTCGGTCGGGTCCCAGGTCGCGCGGCTCCTGCTCGAGCACGCCGACGAACTCGCCTCGCGCGCCGGTGCCGGCCTCGAACTCGTCGGGATCGCCGTGCGCGACGTCGACGCCCCGCGCGACGTCGACCTGCCCCGTGAGCTCTACACGACCGATGCCGGATCGCTCATCCTCGGTGCCGACATCGTCGTCGAGCTGATCGGCGGCATCGAGCCCGCGCGCACGCTCGTGCTGCAGGCGCTGCAGTCCGGCGCAGACGTCGTCACGGGCAACAAGGCGCTCCTGGCGACCCACGGTCCGGAGCTCTTCGCGGTGGCCGAGCAGGTCGGCGCGCAGCTGTACTACGAGGCCGCCGTCGCCGGTGCGATCCCGATCATCCGACCGCTGCACGACTCGCTCGCCGGTGACCGCATCGAGCGGATCATGGGCATCGTCAACGGCACCACGAACTTCATCCTCGACCTGATGGACCGGCAGGGGAGCACGTTCGAGGACGCCCTGGCCACCGCGACCGACCTCGGGTACGCCGAGGCCGACCCGACCGCCGACATCGAGGGCTACGACGCCGCGCAGAAGGCCGCGATCCTGGCCTCGCTGGCGTTCCACACCTCGGTGCCGCTGGCTGCGGTGCACCGCGAGGGCATCACGTCGGTCACGATCGAGCAGGTCCGTGCCGCGCGCAAGGCCGGCTACGTCGTGAAGATCCTGGCGACCGCCGAGCGACTGACCGACGAGGACGGCCGCGAGGGCGTCAGCGCCCGGGTGTACCCGGCCCTCGTGCCGGAGTCGCACCCCCTGGCGAGCGTGCACGGTGCGAAGAACGCGGTGTTCGTCGAGGCCGAAGCGGCCGGCGACCTCATGTTCTACGGTGCCGGTGCCGGTGGCGTCGAGACGGCCTCCGCCGTGCTCGGTGACCTCGTGTCCGCCGCACGTCGGCACGTCATCGGCGGCCCGGGCGTCGCGGAGTCGACCCAGTCTGACCTGCCCGTCTTCCCGATCGGCACCGTCCGCACGCGCTACCAGATCACCTTGCACGTCACGGACGCCCCCGGCGTGCTGTCGACGGTCGCCGGCGTGCTCGCGAAGCACGGTGTGAGCGTCGAGACCGTCGAGCAGACCACCGCGGGCGCCTCCGAGGGGACGGCCGCGCTCGTCATCGGCACGCACCTGGCGCGCGAAGCCGACCTGGCGGACACCGTCCGCACGCTCCGCGGCGAGGACGTGGTCCTGGACGTGACCAGCGTCCTGCGCTTCGTCGGCGCCTGA
- the thrB gene encoding homoserine kinase codes for MPAGRAVRVRVPATSANLGPGFDSLGLALSLYDEVVVRVRPEPGATVTVQGVGAGEVATDDTNLVVRAVRRGLEHAGVDQPGLELHATNAIPHGRGLGSSAAAIVAGLMAARGLLEGVVDLDASTLLSLATEMEGHPDNVAPALFGGLTIAWMTAEGPAYKRLLVHRGVAPVVFVPTSTLSTKLARSLQPENVPHADAAFNVSRSALLVAALIQSPELLLAATEDRLHQAYRASAMPETDALIGLLRQHGLAAVVSGAGPSLLVLGSDPAQRLTAADLVARHGESDWRALMLAVDLGGATVVAHSALEAEPA; via the coding sequence GTGCCCGCCGGACGGGCCGTGCGCGTCCGCGTGCCGGCGACGTCCGCGAACCTCGGCCCGGGGTTCGACTCGCTCGGCCTCGCGCTCTCGCTGTACGACGAGGTCGTCGTCCGGGTCCGCCCGGAACCCGGTGCCACCGTCACGGTGCAGGGCGTCGGTGCGGGCGAGGTCGCCACCGACGACACGAACCTGGTCGTGCGCGCCGTCCGCCGCGGCCTCGAGCACGCCGGCGTCGACCAGCCCGGCCTCGAACTGCACGCCACGAACGCGATCCCGCACGGCCGTGGGCTCGGTTCCTCGGCGGCCGCGATCGTCGCCGGCCTGATGGCGGCCCGCGGGCTGCTCGAGGGCGTCGTCGACCTGGACGCCTCGACGCTGCTCAGCCTGGCCACCGAGATGGAGGGGCACCCGGACAACGTCGCCCCCGCACTGTTCGGTGGGCTCACCATCGCGTGGATGACGGCCGAAGGACCCGCCTACAAGCGGCTCCTGGTGCACCGCGGTGTCGCACCGGTCGTGTTCGTGCCGACGTCCACGCTGTCGACGAAGCTGGCCCGCTCCCTGCAGCCCGAGAACGTCCCGCACGCCGACGCCGCGTTCAACGTCTCCCGCTCCGCACTGCTCGTCGCCGCGCTCATCCAGAGCCCCGAGCTCCTGCTCGCCGCGACCGAGGACCGTCTGCACCAGGCCTACCGGGCCAGCGCGATGCCGGAGACCGACGCGCTGATCGGACTGCTCCGTCAGCACGGGCTCGCGGCCGTCGTGTCCGGGGCGGGACCGAGCCTGCTCGTGCTCGGCAGCGACCCGGCGCAACGGCTCACCGCCGCGGATCTCGTCGCCCGGCACGGGGAATCCGACTGGCGGGCGCTCATGCTGGCCGTCGATCTCGGTGGTGCTACAGTGGTGGCGCACTCGGCGCTCGAAGCCGAACCCGCGTAG
- the prfA gene encoding peptide chain release factor 1, translated as MFESVAGLLAEHEDLTQQLSDPALHADAARAKKVNRRYAELNQIKSAYESWQAAGDDLAAAQELAREDSAFADEVPGLEEQLAERQERLRRLLIPRDPDDGRDVIMEIKGGEGGEESALFAADLLRMYSHYAETKGWKVELLERTESDLGGYKDVQVAIKSNTTDPSQGVWAHLKYEGGVHRVQRVPQTESQGRIHTSTTGVLVFPEVDEPEEVAINQNDLKIDVYRSSGPGGQSVNTTDSAVRITHLPTGITVAMQNEKSQLQNREAGMRVLRARILARQQEELDAIASDARKSQIRGMDRSERIRTYNFPENRIADHRTGYKAYDLDRVMNGALEPVVQSAIQADEEARLAAIGDQDA; from the coding sequence GTGTTCGAGTCGGTGGCAGGGCTGCTGGCGGAACACGAGGACCTGACGCAGCAGCTGTCGGACCCCGCGCTCCACGCCGATGCGGCCCGGGCGAAGAAGGTGAACCGGCGCTACGCCGAGCTCAACCAGATCAAGTCCGCGTACGAGTCCTGGCAGGCGGCGGGGGACGACCTCGCCGCCGCCCAGGAGCTCGCGCGTGAGGACTCGGCGTTCGCGGACGAGGTCCCCGGGCTCGAGGAGCAGTTGGCGGAGCGCCAGGAGCGTCTCCGCCGGCTGCTCATCCCGCGCGACCCCGACGACGGGCGCGACGTGATCATGGAGATCAAGGGCGGCGAGGGCGGCGAGGAATCGGCGCTGTTCGCGGCCGACCTCCTGCGCATGTACTCGCACTACGCCGAGACCAAGGGCTGGAAGGTCGAACTCCTCGAGCGCACCGAGTCCGACCTGGGTGGCTACAAGGACGTCCAGGTCGCGATCAAGTCGAACACGACCGACCCGTCGCAGGGCGTCTGGGCGCACCTGAAGTACGAGGGCGGCGTGCACCGCGTGCAGCGCGTGCCGCAGACCGAGTCGCAGGGGCGCATCCACACCTCGACGACCGGTGTGCTGGTGTTCCCCGAGGTCGACGAGCCCGAAGAGGTCGCGATCAACCAGAACGACCTGAAGATCGACGTGTACCGGTCCTCCGGCCCCGGCGGGCAGTCCGTCAACACGACGGACTCCGCCGTCCGCATCACCCACCTGCCCACGGGCATCACGGTGGCGATGCAGAACGAGAAGTCGCAGCTGCAGAACCGTGAGGCCGGCATGCGCGTGCTCCGCGCACGCATCCTCGCGCGGCAGCAGGAGGAGCTCGACGCGATCGCCTCGGACGCGCGCAAGTCGCAGATCCGCGGGATGGACCGTTCGGAGCGCATCCGGACGTACAACTTCCCGGAGAACCGGATCGCGGACCACCGCACCGGCTACAAGGCGTACGACCTCGACCGCGTCATGAACGGTGCGCTCGAGCCCGTCGTCCAGTCCGCCATCCAGGCGGACGAAGAGGCACGTCTGGCCGCCATCGGCGACCAGGACGCGTAA
- the rho gene encoding transcription termination factor Rho, translated as MTDNNSAQVEIPSDLRALRLPELQRIASSLGITGLSKLRKGDLIASIEDKRPVTDDVPAAAAPATTPAAAPVTEQPTLPEPAAEAPTAPVADPEAPAVESEPAAPSRARRSRRASSGGTVNAGPTSAAEHTNAGHTGTEDLLAGLDQVRAEKDAQEAAQTQTGGQRRGRGQRGADQQAQQPNESAEQQTPTSAPAQTDQPARAEQPARTEQQSTDGESQDQSGAADSGEQHDQNDQNGEGGSRRGRRSRGRGRGRGQNAENGEQNGDQQDGQQHQQGGQQKQNGGDQQKQADAKQGDPKQGDAKQRDAKQDDRAEQKQQAANQQKQNGQQKQGQQAQQNADDTEGGRSRRQRDRKRGRGGQNDDFEPEVTEDDVLIPIAGILDVLDNYAFVRTTGYLPGPNDVYVSLGQVKKYHLRKGDAVVGSIKQPRDNEQQSRQKYNALVTVDSVNGQTAEEAAARVEFSDLTPLYPNERLRLETEPGKLSTRIIDLVSPIGKGQRGLIVSPPKAGKTVVLQAIANAVAKNNPEAHLMVVLVDERPEEVTDMQRTVKGEVIASTFDRPAEDHTTVAELAIERAKRLVELGHDVVLLLDSITRLGRAYNLSTPASGRVLSGGVDSAALYPPKRFFGAARNIEDGGSLTILATALVETGSKMDEVIFEEFKGTGNMELRLNRHLADKRIFPAVDVNASGTRREEQLLSADEVKITWRLRRALAGLDPQQALEIVLRNLKETQSNVEFLVQVQKSVPTTGGAHHNGHQE; from the coding sequence TTGACCGACAACAACTCCGCCCAGGTGGAGATCCCCAGCGACCTGCGCGCCCTCCGACTGCCGGAACTCCAGCGCATCGCCTCCTCGCTCGGCATCACCGGGCTCTCCAAGCTCCGCAAGGGCGACCTCATCGCCTCCATCGAGGACAAGCGCCCCGTCACGGACGACGTCCCCGCCGCGGCAGCGCCCGCCACGACCCCCGCCGCGGCGCCGGTGACCGAGCAGCCGACGCTGCCGGAGCCCGCAGCCGAGGCACCGACCGCTCCGGTCGCCGACCCCGAGGCCCCCGCCGTCGAGTCCGAGCCGGCCGCGCCGTCGCGTGCCCGCCGTTCGCGCCGCGCATCCTCCGGCGGCACCGTGAACGCCGGTCCGACCTCGGCCGCCGAGCACACCAACGCCGGCCACACCGGCACCGAGGACCTGCTCGCGGGCCTCGACCAGGTGCGTGCCGAGAAGGACGCCCAGGAAGCCGCGCAGACGCAGACCGGTGGGCAGCGTCGCGGCCGCGGCCAGCGCGGTGCCGACCAGCAGGCCCAGCAGCCGAACGAGTCGGCCGAGCAGCAGACGCCGACCTCGGCCCCTGCCCAGACCGACCAGCCGGCCCGCGCGGAGCAGCCGGCGCGCACCGAGCAGCAGAGCACCGACGGCGAGTCGCAGGACCAGTCCGGTGCCGCCGACTCCGGCGAGCAGCACGACCAGAACGACCAGAACGGTGAGGGCGGTTCGCGTCGCGGCCGTCGCAGCCGTGGCCGCGGTCGTGGCCGTGGGCAGAACGCCGAGAACGGCGAGCAGAACGGTGATCAGCAGGACGGCCAGCAGCACCAGCAGGGCGGCCAGCAGAAGCAGAACGGCGGCGACCAGCAGAAGCAGGCCGACGCCAAGCAGGGCGACCCGAAGCAGGGCGACGCCAAGCAGCGCGACGCGAAGCAGGACGACCGCGCCGAGCAGAAGCAGCAGGCGGCGAACCAGCAGAAGCAGAACGGTCAGCAGAAGCAGGGCCAGCAGGCCCAGCAGAACGCCGACGACACCGAGGGCGGCCGCAGCCGTCGCCAGCGTGACCGCAAGCGCGGCCGTGGCGGCCAGAACGACGACTTCGAGCCCGAGGTCACCGAGGACGACGTCCTGATCCCGATCGCGGGCATCCTCGACGTCCTCGACAACTACGCGTTCGTCCGCACCACCGGCTACCTGCCCGGACCGAACGACGTCTACGTCTCCCTCGGCCAGGTGAAGAAGTACCACCTGCGCAAGGGCGACGCCGTCGTCGGCTCGATCAAGCAGCCCCGTGACAACGAGCAGCAGAGCCGTCAGAAGTACAACGCGCTCGTGACCGTCGACTCGGTCAACGGGCAGACCGCCGAAGAAGCAGCGGCCCGCGTCGAGTTCTCGGACCTCACCCCGCTGTACCCGAACGAGCGCCTGCGTCTCGAGACGGAGCCGGGCAAGCTGAGCACCCGCATCATCGACCTCGTGTCGCCGATCGGCAAGGGCCAGCGCGGCCTCATCGTCTCGCCGCCCAAGGCCGGCAAGACCGTCGTGCTGCAGGCCATCGCCAACGCCGTCGCGAAGAACAACCCCGAGGCGCACCTCATGGTCGTCCTCGTCGACGAGCGGCCCGAAGAGGTCACCGACATGCAGCGCACGGTGAAGGGCGAGGTCATCGCCTCGACCTTCGACCGTCCGGCCGAGGACCACACCACGGTCGCCGAGCTCGCCATCGAGCGTGCGAAGCGCCTGGTGGAGCTGGGCCACGACGTCGTGCTCCTGCTCGACTCGATCACCCGTCTCGGCCGTGCCTACAACCTGTCGACCCCGGCGTCGGGCCGCGTGCTCTCCGGTGGCGTCGACTCGGCGGCGCTCTACCCGCCGAAGCGCTTCTTCGGTGCCGCGCGCAACATCGAGGACGGCGGCTCGCTGACCATCCTCGCCACCGCGCTCGTCGAGACCGGTTCCAAGATGGACGAGGTCATCTTCGAGGAGTTCAAGGGCACCGGCAACATGGAGCTCCGCCTGAACCGTCACCTGGCGGACAAGCGGATCTTCCCGGCCGTCGACGTCAACGCCTCCGGTACCCGTCGCGAGGAGCAGCTGCTCTCCGCCGACGAGGTCAAGATCACCTGGCGTCTGCGCCGAGCCCTCGCCGGGCTCGACCCGCAGCAGGCCCTCGAGATCGTGCTGCGGAACCTCAAGGAGACGCAGTCGAACGTCGAGTTCCTGGTGCAGGTGCAGAAGTCGGTCCCGACGACCGGCGGCGCTCACCACAACGGTCACCAGGAGTAA
- a CDS encoding HAD family phosphatase — protein MNESPAPRLLFLFDMDDVLVRYDWQVRMAALSEFTGHEFEELRRRWWDCGHEMRAEAGDFADGDEYLAAFEQAMECDVPEAEWARIRGSAMTELPERIEAVRIASEHGRVGLLTNNGPLAGRWIHQWAPSLPGLFGEHLDTSSNFGARKPEPEVFLRAIEHHGVPAERTFFADDMPENIAGARSVGIHAVLVERDTDLREHVRAFVAQQREASPVA, from the coding sequence GTGAACGAGTCCCCTGCGCCCCGCCTCCTGTTCCTCTTCGACATGGACGACGTCCTCGTCCGCTACGACTGGCAGGTGCGGATGGCCGCACTCTCCGAGTTCACCGGACACGAGTTCGAGGAGCTCCGACGCCGCTGGTGGGACTGCGGCCACGAGATGCGTGCCGAGGCCGGCGACTTCGCCGACGGCGACGAGTACCTCGCCGCGTTCGAGCAGGCCATGGAGTGCGACGTCCCCGAGGCCGAGTGGGCGCGCATCCGCGGATCCGCGATGACCGAGCTGCCGGAACGCATCGAGGCCGTCCGGATCGCGAGCGAGCACGGGCGTGTCGGCCTGCTCACCAACAACGGGCCGCTCGCGGGGCGGTGGATCCACCAGTGGGCGCCGTCACTGCCGGGGCTGTTCGGCGAGCACCTGGACACGTCGAGCAACTTCGGCGCCCGCAAGCCCGAGCCCGAGGTCTTCCTCCGCGCGATCGAGCACCACGGCGTGCCCGCCGAGCGCACGTTCTTCGCCGACGACATGCCGGAGAACATCGCGGGTGCCCGGAGCGTCGGCATCCACGCGGTCCTGGTCGAGCGCGACACCGACCTGCGCGAGCACGTCCGCGCCTTCGTCGCGCAGCAGCGCGAGGCCTCCCCCGTCGCCTGA
- the prmC gene encoding peptide chain release factor N(5)-glutamine methyltransferase gives MSDTPLTFAADRLLEQAAAALVASGVPTPQVDAELLLAWATDTSRGAVQARAMTGGAIAPEHVERFRHAIARRSTREPLQHITGQAYFRALTLAVGPGVFVPRPETEGVVQFGIDALRAVAVPAPIAVDLGSGSGAIAIAMDTEVPNAVVYAVERSPEALPWTRRNIDAHGGTVRLVEGDLADALPELDGTVSVVVSNPPYVPDDAIPIDPEVRDHDPAMALYGGPDGLDAVRALAETAWRLLVPGGALVIEHAEPQGAGVRQVLARRGFRTPETHVDLTGRDRTTTATR, from the coding sequence GTGTCCGACACGCCCCTCACGTTCGCCGCGGATCGCCTGCTCGAGCAGGCGGCCGCGGCGCTCGTCGCATCCGGCGTCCCGACGCCACAGGTCGACGCCGAGCTGCTGCTCGCGTGGGCGACCGACACCTCGCGCGGTGCCGTGCAGGCCCGCGCGATGACCGGCGGCGCGATCGCTCCGGAGCACGTCGAGCGCTTCCGGCACGCGATCGCCCGGCGGAGCACCCGCGAACCCCTGCAGCACATCACCGGGCAGGCGTACTTCCGAGCGCTGACCCTGGCGGTCGGACCCGGCGTGTTCGTGCCCCGCCCCGAGACCGAGGGCGTCGTGCAGTTCGGCATCGACGCGCTCCGGGCGGTCGCGGTGCCGGCGCCGATCGCGGTCGACCTCGGCTCCGGCAGCGGTGCGATCGCCATCGCGATGGACACCGAGGTGCCGAACGCCGTCGTGTACGCCGTCGAGCGGTCGCCCGAGGCCCTGCCCTGGACCCGCCGGAACATCGACGCCCACGGAGGCACGGTGCGACTCGTCGAGGGCGACCTCGCCGACGCGCTGCCCGAACTCGACGGCACGGTGTCCGTCGTGGTGTCGAACCCGCCGTACGTGCCGGACGACGCGATCCCGATCGACCCCGAGGTCCGCGACCACGACCCCGCGATGGCGCTGTACGGCGGACCCGACGGCCTCGACGCCGTGCGCGCCCTGGCCGAGACGGCGTGGCGGTTGCTGGTGCCCGGCGGGGCGCTCGTCATCGAGCACGCCGAGCCGCAGGGCGCCGGCGTCCGGCAGGTCCTGGCGCGCCGGGGGTTCCGGACCCCGGAGACGCACGTCGACCTGACAGGCCGCGACCGCACGACCACCGCGACGCGGTAG
- the thrC gene encoding threonine synthase: protein MAHQWQGVLREYADRLDVTEATPIVTLGEGGTPLIPARRLSERTGAEVYVKFEGMNPTGSFKDRGMTMAISKAVEHGAKAVICASTGNTSASAAAYATHAGITAAVLVPEGKIAMGKLSQAVAHDAQLLQVQGNFDDCLDIARDLAANYPVHLVNSVNNDRIEGQKTAAFEVVDVLGDAPDFHFLPVGNAGNYTAYSRGYREDVAAGRTTKLPRMFGFQAAGSAPIVRGEVVKNPDTIASAIRIGNPASWQFALEARDETDGYFGAISDEAILAAHHILSAEVGVFVEPASAIGVAGLLERADAGIVPKGAKVVITVTGHGLKDPQWALRTEDGSEVTPTSVPVDTKSIADVLGLVAAQ from the coding sequence ATGGCCCACCAGTGGCAGGGAGTCCTGCGCGAGTACGCCGACCGACTCGACGTGACCGAGGCGACGCCGATCGTCACGCTCGGTGAGGGCGGCACGCCCCTCATCCCGGCTCGTCGGCTCTCCGAGCGCACCGGCGCCGAGGTCTACGTCAAGTTCGAGGGCATGAACCCGACCGGGTCCTTCAAGGACCGCGGCATGACGATGGCGATCTCGAAGGCCGTCGAGCACGGTGCGAAGGCCGTCATCTGCGCCTCGACCGGCAACACGAGCGCCTCGGCCGCCGCGTACGCCACGCACGCCGGCATCACCGCCGCGGTGCTCGTGCCCGAGGGCAAGATCGCCATGGGCAAGCTCAGCCAGGCCGTCGCGCACGACGCGCAGCTGCTGCAGGTCCAGGGAAACTTCGACGACTGCCTCGACATCGCCCGGGACCTGGCGGCGAACTACCCGGTGCACCTCGTCAACTCGGTCAACAACGACCGCATCGAGGGCCAGAAGACCGCCGCGTTCGAGGTCGTCGACGTGCTCGGCGACGCCCCGGACTTCCACTTCCTGCCGGTCGGCAACGCGGGCAACTACACCGCGTACTCGCGCGGCTACCGCGAGGACGTGGCCGCCGGTCGCACGACGAAGCTCCCGCGCATGTTCGGCTTCCAGGCGGCCGGCTCCGCGCCGATCGTCCGCGGCGAGGTCGTCAAGAACCCGGACACCATCGCGTCGGCGATCCGCATCGGCAACCCGGCCTCGTGGCAGTTCGCCCTCGAAGCCCGCGACGAGACCGACGGCTACTTCGGCGCCATCTCGGACGAGGCCATCCTCGCCGCGCACCACATCCTGTCGGCCGAGGTCGGCGTCTTCGTCGAGCCCGCGTCGGCGATCGGTGTCGCCGGGCTGCTCGAGCGCGCCGACGCCGGCATCGTGCCGAAGGGCGCGAAGGTCGTCATCACCGTCACCGGCCACGGGCTGAAGGACCCGCAGTGGGCCCTGCGCACCGAGGACGGCAGCGAGGTCACCCCGACGAGCGTGCCGGTCGACACCAAGTCGATCGCGGACGTGCTCGGACTGGTCGCGGCGCAGTGA
- a CDS encoding LmeA family phospholipid-binding protein, producing the protein MSAATERPRKRRRWPVVLIVVVVVLAALVVIAEFVLRGVVDRIIAQQVEQSLPDGTTGQVEAHADGIVIPQLIGGTLDQVEITSEKLTVDGIPLAADVTAKDVPVDGKGDVHDVDGTVTLASSSVKDLSKYSPLFDRLTLVDGGVELSGSTAVLGYDITYAAKGDVVAQDDGRGITITPKSVRITNSDLGLKVDSIPGVTNVPVQVCTAQFLPEALRVRSLDVSKADATVRVTADALPLNEQGLQTVGSCG; encoded by the coding sequence ATGTCCGCCGCCACCGAACGCCCCCGCAAGCGCCGCCGCTGGCCCGTCGTCCTGATCGTGGTCGTCGTCGTGCTCGCCGCCCTCGTCGTGATCGCCGAGTTCGTCCTGCGCGGGGTCGTCGACCGCATCATCGCCCAGCAGGTCGAGCAGTCGCTGCCCGACGGCACCACGGGCCAAGTCGAGGCGCACGCCGACGGCATCGTCATCCCGCAGCTCATCGGGGGCACCCTCGACCAGGTCGAGATCACCTCCGAGAAGCTCACCGTGGACGGCATCCCGCTCGCCGCCGACGTCACCGCGAAGGACGTCCCGGTGGACGGCAAGGGCGACGTGCACGACGTCGACGGCACGGTCACCCTGGCGTCGTCGAGCGTGAAGGACCTGTCGAAGTACAGCCCGTTGTTCGACCGGCTGACCCTGGTGGACGGCGGTGTCGAGCTGTCCGGTTCCACGGCGGTGCTCGGCTACGACATCACGTACGCGGCGAAGGGCGACGTGGTCGCGCAGGACGACGGCCGCGGCATCACGATCACCCCGAAGAGCGTGCGCATCACCAACTCCGACCTCGGTCTCAAGGTCGACTCGATCCCCGGCGTCACGAACGTGCCGGTGCAGGTCTGCACGGCGCAGTTCCTGCCCGAGGCGCTCCGCGTGCGCTCGCTCGACGTCTCGAAGGCCGACGCGACGGTCCGCGTCACCGCGGACGCGCTGCCGCTCAACGAGCAGGGCCTGCAGACGGTCGGCAGCTGCGGCTGA